Proteins co-encoded in one Micropterus dolomieu isolate WLL.071019.BEF.003 ecotype Adirondacks linkage group LG19, ASM2129224v1, whole genome shotgun sequence genomic window:
- the LOC123958356 gene encoding heat shock 70 kDa protein 4-like isoform X2 produces the protein MLLLWFYFFLTGQFLIQKVVPQASGESSKVKVKVRVNIHGIFSVSSASLVEVQKSDETEEPMETEQSKMQTDDQDEQQGQGEGQKETEEKTPRENEEMETTTEDGKSEKKADQPPQAKKPKVKTKVLELPIENSPQWQLADDMLNLFVENEGKMIMQDKLEKERNDAKNYVEEYVYDMRDKLHGMLEKFVSESDRDALSVKLEDTENWLYEDGEDQPKQVYIDKLAELKKLGQPIQERYMEAEERPKAFEELGKQIQQYMKFVEAFKIKEEQYDHLDEADVTKVDKLTNDAMIWMNSAMNQQSKQSLAVDPPIKVKDIQAKTRELFSACNPIATKPKPKVELPKEDTPAEQNGPVNGQEKPQEENADKGKAENTGNPTSETTENKPDMDLD, from the exons ATGCTATTACTCTGGTTTTATTTCTTCCTTACAGGTCAGTTCCTGATCCAGAAGGTTGTCCCACAGGCATCTGGGGAGAGCTCCAAGGTGAAGGTCAAGGTGCGGGTGAACATCCACGGTATCTTCAGTGTGTCCAGCGCCTCCCTGGTTGAAGTTCAGAAGTCTGATGAGACTGAGGAACCCATGGAAACAGAACAG AGCAAGATGCAGACCGATGATCAGGATGAGCAGCAGGGTCAGGGAGAGGGTCAGAAAGAAACGGAAGAGAAGACGCCACGTGAGAATGAGGAGATGGAG ACTACCACAGAGGACGGCAAAAGCGAGAAGAAGGCCGACCAGCCCCCACAAGCCAAAAAGCctaaagtcaaaacaaaagtcCTGGAGCTTCCAATTGAAAACAGTCCACAGTGGCAGCTAGCAGATGACATGCTCAACCTTTTTGTAGAAAATGAG GGCAAGATGATCATGCAGGACAagctggagaaggagaggaatgATGCAAAGAATTACGTAGAAGAGTATGTGTACGACATGAGGGACAAACTACATGGCATGTTGGAGAAGTTTGTCAGTGAGTCT gaCCGAGATGCTTTGTCAGTAAAGCTGGAGGATACTGAAAACTGGTTGTATGAAGATGGAGAGGACCAACCCAAACAGGTGTACATTGACAAACTGGCAGAGTTGAAG AAACTTGGCCAGCCCATCCAGGAGAGGTACATGGAGGCTGAAGAGCGACCTAAAGCATTTGAGGAGCTGGGAAAACAAATCCAGCAGTACATGAAATTTGTTGAAGCAttcaaaataaag GAGGAGCAGTATGACCATTTAGATGAGGCAGATGTCACTAAAGTGGACAAACTGACCAATGATGCAATGATCTGGATGAACAGCGCCATGAACCAGCAAAGCAAACAGAGCTTGGCGGTGGATCCCCCTATCAAAGTAAAAGACATTCAAGCAAAAACAAGG GAGCTGTTCTCCGCTTGTAACCCCATTGCGACCAAGCCCAAGCCCAAGGTGGAGCTTCCCAAGGAGGACACGCCTGCTGAGCAGAACGGGCCTGTCAACGGACAGGAGAAACCCCAGGAAGAAAATGCAGACAAGGGAAAGGCCGAGAACACAGGCAACCCCACCTCAGAAACCACAGAAAACAAGCCTGACATGGACCTTGATTAA
- the LOC123958356 gene encoding heat shock 70 kDa protein 4-like isoform X1: MLLLWFYFFLTGQFLIQKVVPQASGESSKVKVKVRVNIHGIFSVSSASLVEVQKSDETEEPMETEQVNDKDGESKMQTDDQDEQQGQGEGQKETEEKTPRENEEMETTTEDGKSEKKADQPPQAKKPKVKTKVLELPIENSPQWQLADDMLNLFVENEGKMIMQDKLEKERNDAKNYVEEYVYDMRDKLHGMLEKFVSESDRDALSVKLEDTENWLYEDGEDQPKQVYIDKLAELKKLGQPIQERYMEAEERPKAFEELGKQIQQYMKFVEAFKIKEEQYDHLDEADVTKVDKLTNDAMIWMNSAMNQQSKQSLAVDPPIKVKDIQAKTRELFSACNPIATKPKPKVELPKEDTPAEQNGPVNGQEKPQEENADKGKAENTGNPTSETTENKPDMDLD; encoded by the exons ATGCTATTACTCTGGTTTTATTTCTTCCTTACAGGTCAGTTCCTGATCCAGAAGGTTGTCCCACAGGCATCTGGGGAGAGCTCCAAGGTGAAGGTCAAGGTGCGGGTGAACATCCACGGTATCTTCAGTGTGTCCAGCGCCTCCCTGGTTGAAGTTCAGAAGTCTGATGAGACTGAGGAACCCATGGAAACAGAACAGGTCAATGACAAAGATGGAGAG AGCAAGATGCAGACCGATGATCAGGATGAGCAGCAGGGTCAGGGAGAGGGTCAGAAAGAAACGGAAGAGAAGACGCCACGTGAGAATGAGGAGATGGAG ACTACCACAGAGGACGGCAAAAGCGAGAAGAAGGCCGACCAGCCCCCACAAGCCAAAAAGCctaaagtcaaaacaaaagtcCTGGAGCTTCCAATTGAAAACAGTCCACAGTGGCAGCTAGCAGATGACATGCTCAACCTTTTTGTAGAAAATGAG GGCAAGATGATCATGCAGGACAagctggagaaggagaggaatgATGCAAAGAATTACGTAGAAGAGTATGTGTACGACATGAGGGACAAACTACATGGCATGTTGGAGAAGTTTGTCAGTGAGTCT gaCCGAGATGCTTTGTCAGTAAAGCTGGAGGATACTGAAAACTGGTTGTATGAAGATGGAGAGGACCAACCCAAACAGGTGTACATTGACAAACTGGCAGAGTTGAAG AAACTTGGCCAGCCCATCCAGGAGAGGTACATGGAGGCTGAAGAGCGACCTAAAGCATTTGAGGAGCTGGGAAAACAAATCCAGCAGTACATGAAATTTGTTGAAGCAttcaaaataaag GAGGAGCAGTATGACCATTTAGATGAGGCAGATGTCACTAAAGTGGACAAACTGACCAATGATGCAATGATCTGGATGAACAGCGCCATGAACCAGCAAAGCAAACAGAGCTTGGCGGTGGATCCCCCTATCAAAGTAAAAGACATTCAAGCAAAAACAAGG GAGCTGTTCTCCGCTTGTAACCCCATTGCGACCAAGCCCAAGCCCAAGGTGGAGCTTCCCAAGGAGGACACGCCTGCTGAGCAGAACGGGCCTGTCAACGGACAGGAGAAACCCCAGGAAGAAAATGCAGACAAGGGAAAGGCCGAGAACACAGGCAACCCCACCTCAGAAACCACAGAAAACAAGCCTGACATGGACCTTGATTAA